Part of the Henckelia pumila isolate YLH828 chromosome 2, ASM3356847v2, whole genome shotgun sequence genome is shown below.
GATACTTCAGGTCATGTCTTTCAGTTGTTTTGTCATCGAAGACCTTAGAATCCTTGTGCTTATCGCCGCTTCTTGTATGATTGTGTTGTCTCCCTCTGCTATGTAGCCTGCTGCTTTAAGGTCGTCATTTTGCAAAGTGGAATCCTAttcattttaataaaattttattaacttgTCTCCTATCCAAAAAACGTCTAAAAAGAAGCAGCACATGCATTAGACTGCAATAGGATACTATTACTATCTTCTTGTCGCACTCACTAATATGGAAATTCATGAGCTTGTTCAGAAAACTGAACCATGCATTATCTGTTGAATTATTTTAGTTGAACAAAACTTTGTTTGCACACTTCTATATCAAATGTCTGCACAGATGGTTTGAGTTAAAGCATCCTTCTGTTATGCttaaatcttaattaaattatCACATTGTTGTGtgacaaattattttattgcaGGATGAGAGATGTTTTACGCTACACGATTTAAAAGGAAATAAACTCTCAGTGAGTCTTTTTAATATCCTTTTTAACCTCAATAAGTTCATGGCTTTTGAGACTCGTGACCCTTTTCTCATTCGCCAGGTATCTTGATGCAAATTTGTTCTTTACAGTGTTATGTGACTTTAGATGCGTTTATTGGAGTTGCCTGGCCCACTCTGTTTTGAACAATTTTGGTTTATGAACAGGAGCGTGAAAATCCAAATATGACCGAGTGGGATCGCTTTGCACATAGAGAATATATCAGGCTTTCAATGGAGGAAGatgcagaagatgcttctaatGGAAGTGCCGATGTTTGGGATGAATCGCTTGAGGCTCCTTTTTGACTTGTGAGGTTAGATCCCTACTGGAGTTGAGATGTATATCCCTTCACATTAATCTGTTGCTGAACGATTTATGTGCATTTGGATACCTTTATTTCTGATGATTCCCAATTATTGATTGCGAGTAATAGTGGTCGGAAAAGACAACCAGTTATTGTGCTGCACTTATAATTGTCATTTAATGTAGGTACATGAAAAGATAGCCTGAGTCATAAGTTTGTTGGATGAGCAATTGCATGAGACTGAATTGGATTTGAAATGTGAATAATAGATATGGTATTGGGGAGACAGTGAGTTGAAATGAGATTACTGATAGATGTGTGTGGTTAAGGTGCAGCTAACATCAGTTATTTGCATTTTGGAGGAAATGGGGTGAAATACAGATTGATGACTAAAAATAGGAGAGAAGTCCTTGAAATCAACTCGGCTGATTGTGATATTGGAGATAGTTTAGATTTTCATTTGAGGCAGAAACCAGTGCTGTAGATCTACGTGGCCAAACCCAAGAATTGTAAGGTGATGGATGATAGTTATGCTTATTCTGTTTACCCTCGAAAATAATGCAATGTCAGCTGCTTAACCCTTCCAATTTCCGTTGTCAGCCATCGAAACATGAATATGGATACAAATCATGACTCATGTAGGATGCTAGATGTACATGACTACCACATAATGAACAATGTATCCTATATGTATTGCCTATAGGACCAGCATTTCAAGTGCCTCCTTTCCCTGAGCCTCATTCTCAGATGATAGCTTGTTTACTTGCCTACTGCTTGTCTCCGTCATAATGAAAAATGGGATGCAATATAAAGCTCAGCTAGAACAAAAACCCAATATTGAGATTGTTTTATGCTGGTAGAGTTGTATTTGTTgggaaattttaaatattttggcaAGACGTTTTGAAAAAGCAAAtgttactttaaaaaaaaaagagcaaaTGCTGTTAGAAAGGTGTAGAATTGGTGATGGGGAAAACTGAGCTCATTGTTTCACTTCTCAATCCTATTGATGTGTGTTGGGTTGCTTTTTCCACATTGGATAAACTTTGCTGATTGGTCCGGTACGGTTGTTGATGTCATGCTCATGGCAACATTTTGTCGCGTCAAACCTCTAGAGACTCTAGTTTTCACTGCCTGTCTTCTATTTAATCCTATGTCTGGTTTTAATTTCAATGATTTGTCTCCACTTTTTTGCCTTGATAAGATGACACCTGCTTATttctattgtttttttttttgacttcATGCAGTCCTTTGTGCAGATTTTTATAGTGAATTCCTTGTATCAATCCAGATGGCTATGTAGCAGTGTTTTGTGGGACAATCATCCAACGGGATACAAACTGTTCAGTCCCACTGATAATATGTTTGAAGATTGTTTGGAAAATTTTGGGCAAGCTATAATATTGTTATTTCTAGTCCATGATCCTTTGAGAAGGCTTGATGAGAACACACCATTTGCTGACTTGCAAGTATCGGCCAAAGATAAAAATGTTAGCTCTTCCTTTTCTCTCCTTCTCCCTAGATATAGGAAAATGATACTGTTATTTATTTCTGTAAAGCCAATGCTCAGTTCTTTTCTAGTGCTTCTGGAAAGCGCTCTGTATTTGTTGCTTGTTGCCTTTTCGAGTTTACCTGATGCTAACCTTTAGTTCTCATGGAATTGTATTGGTCTCTTCTTGGTCCCAGAACTGGCAGATAAGTTGTTTGAACTTCATATAAACATTAGCTTGGATGTAAATATGTTTTGAAGAGCGGTTTGCTTTTGTCGGATTTAGATTTTAGGTCGAGTCTGATTAGTTGTATTTTGTGAAGCGAAAGGCAGGTTTCTGAGTGTTGAATAGACATGTTGCTGTGTAAAGCTGGGTTGAAGGAACATGGTTTTGGTCAAAGGCATGTAACAACATTGATTTTGCTTGTAACTTGTGCGAAAACGGCTGTATACTCGTCCTCAAATCCTCTGTATATAGTTTTTTGAACGTGCGTTGGCATTTCTGGTGATTGCTTCGACTTTTAACTCAGTTCAAACAAGAAGGAAGAAAATAGTAATAATGATTTTCGAAATGTTATGGTGATGTTTATTTTCGGTAATTCGCAGAAGGTTAAGCTCAACTCGAACCAGTAGGGCTTAGCCAGGCGAGTCATGAAGGACGAACCTCTGTTAGAAATTGAAGGTTTAAATAAACAAATAGGCAGCGTGAATTATGTGGGTCCCACATCATTTGGGTCAATCAAGGGCTGACAGCTACCCATGGGGTAGTGCCCCATGTGTAACATCGACCTATCCAACAAACAGATGGAAATGTCATACGTACATAGGTCATTTTCGTATGAGTTTATTTTAAGTGTTTCAAGCTTTTAGTTAAAGAAATGTTTGAAAATTGTGAGtgagcaaaatttaaaatatgctTTTACAAAAACTACCAAAGAATGGCGACTGTCGTTGTTGAATCCGGTGATTCATTCTAAATCAAAGGTTACAAATATgcataaattttgatttttattatcctTATTTATCTTGTCCAAACAAATAGagacattgaaagatttttttgaGCTATAAATTTGGCCTCATCCATTAAGGTCTTTGGTATATTTTAGAAAAACTTTAGAAACTATGCTCTACATACACAATGTTTATGGGTTAACTTTTATATTTATGTCAATGAGAGCTAACTTTTTGCATTTTACTTTAAAATCGTGTCAATATTTTTGTTCTGTTGTTTCGCGTATAAGAATAAATATGgattgttggatatatatttggATAATATTCGTTCGTTATCATACAACAACGTTGTAAAATGATATTCGATATTTTAACTGACTtgttattataatatttatcatTATGATCTAATTGTAAAAttcttttttaatataatatatagtaATCTTCCAGAAATTCTATTGAttgaataattaataaatattatttccaaaaaaataaatttaaaagaatATTAATTTCCTGGTTATGGCTCTACCTTTGAACAGATCCGAGTTTCCTAACAGATAAACGCTTTTGACAGTGCTCTCAAGGGTTTGCGATCAATCTACGTGCTCTCCGATCTGAGTCTCAATCGAATTCCAGGGTTTGTGCGCAGATTCGTAGGTATTACACATTTGGGGCCCGTTACCCGTCGCTGATTCGGAATCTACGGGGATTCGTGAGTAGTTTAACTCGGAGAAACGGAAATCGGAATCCGTCATTTTTAGTAATTTAACGTTCTTTTTGATGTTTCAAAGAGGGTTCGTAGATTTTAGGATTTGTAAGTTGGGGTTCTGATAAAGATAATGGATGCTGTCAATGCCGATATTGCGAGCCTCGATGCTGAACTTCTGCAGCTTCCCGAGGTGTCTTCTTTGGCCATAAAAGCTAACAATTACGTCGTTGAGAATCTGTTTGATCAGTGGCTGTCTCTTCCTGAAACCAATTCTTTGGTATTGTCCTCTTGAGCTTCTTGTACATTTCGTCTGTTGATGACAATTCATGATCGGCGTACAATAATTTGTGCTGTACTGgaaatttcttttcttttatgttttatGCAACTCATTTTTGTCATTTGGTAGGTTAAGTTTGGTTAATATACTCAGAAACGTTTGACCGTTTGGTTTCATTGAGATAATTGCTATATGTTCTTAAACGAGGAACTAAAAGGAAAAGCATGAGAAAATTTCTCAACTTTGTGcttcatttttcatttttaaaagCAGGAGCTAGATTGGCTGCTTGTTTAAATCCTGGTTCGGCTAGAGATGAAAACTGATATTATTGACTAGTGACCACATAATTTTGTATCATTTGAGTTCAAGTCAAGACTCAGCCCTGTTGAACCTGAtgaagttttcaaattttgacaCGGGTTGGCCGGTTTTTACCCTTATTTGGGAAAAAAAGGGGCCTTAGCTGAAAAGAATAGGATTCACCAAACCAGTCCCAAATTCAAATCCTTTGGAATCAGTGTTTCTTTGTGCTCGTTTGCAGTCTTTATAGTTTTGGTAGGCGTAGGCAAAGGGCAGGTAGGTAAAAGGGGCAATTCCTATCCAAGCGAAGCTATATCCAGATTGTCCAATGCTCTTTAGTTTTAATCACAAGAAACTTAAGAGCTCAAACTCTCTGGTCAAGTTCACAGTTGTACCTTTTTATTTGTTAGACATGGAGCTATTGACATTTAGCATAAGATGTTGCTTAAATATCCGACTGGAGTTTTCACATATCTgcatatatatttcaatttcTATCTTTAtcttaatataattttattcacCTTATTTATCAATAGAAAGTTTCTCGTTATTTGCAAAAAATAATCACTAGCAACCTGTTATTCGGATCACGATTCAATACACCACTGGATCATAATGCCAAACAGCCGATTTCCAGTTGCAATgactttttaatattttttggtcTCTTTATAGCCGTAaggtatatttttattattctcAAAGATCCAACCATGAATTACAGGTAAAGTCTTTGCTAAATAATGCTAAAGGAGGTGGTCCATTTAATGTATCCGGTACGTCATCTAGCACAAGTGTTGGACCAAATAATGCATTGCCTTCCATGTTCCCTGCTGGGAGTACACCTCCACTTTCACCTAGAAGCTCATCGGGTTCACCTCGAATCATGAAACATAGGCCTGGGCCATCTGCATTTGGCTCTCCCCTGAAATTAGTGAATGAGCCTGTAAAAGAGCTTATACCTCAGGTGAATTTTTTTGAGCTTGGAATGTTTGTGGAAAgtgttgaaattttatttacacTGCTTTTGTTGATAAGTGGTCATATGTTTTGTATGGCATTTTGTAGTTTTATTTTCTAAATGGCCGCCCACCACCAAATGAGTTGAAAGAGCGATGCTTGTTTAGAGTGAATCAGTTTTTCTATGGTCACATGGATGGACTACAAATGAATGGTATGCTTCACGAAATATATGCGTTTTATGTTCTTAGATATTCATGTTTTAGTTGTTATTGTGGTTATTTATGACACATTTGGAATTTTTGATATTACCATGACCAAAGCAAACATGTCATCTATTAGCCCGTGATATGTTTCTGTACTCATAATTGTTACTcgttttcagattttaaactggTGACAAAGGAGATTTGCAAACTCCCATCATTCTTCTCTACCGTTCTCTTCAGAAAGATTGATAATGATTGCACTGGAATGGTGACCAGGTAATTTGGTGTTTTTATGGTTGTGATTGCACTGTACTGTCGATCTTTCTATATTTTTGACATTTCCTATGCTTTCCGTTCATGTGCGTAAATAGATGAGAAGAAATCGTCATAAccaaacagaaaaaaaaaaaatagctaCTCAAGGTTGTTAGTCAATTCATTGACATCCCTTATCTACTCTTAACTTTGCACCATTGAATGAACATGTACTCTGTCACATTTATCGAATTTATTGTCCCAGAAGAAAGTGAGCCTCATTAATATAATTCACCAATTTTTAGACGGTGTTGTGGTGTCCATTATTCCAACATTTTATCTCAATATTATCACTTTGATGGGCATACTGAGGGTTTATCAATACGTGTTATCGCTTTACTCTATAGTTAGCATATTCAGTATCATGAAGGTCTTGACGTTTCATCTTTTTGCTCTCCTTGTGTGCATCCAATGAAAGATTCATCATGCTAAACCGCGAAAGTTTAATATGCAGTTTACTGGTGTTAGTCCCTCAACAATCTGCCTGCCTTGGGCAAATCTTGCTTCCTCATGTTGTTCAGCCAGAGCCTTTAATTTAAGCGATGCAAAAGAGCTCTACTAGAGCTCTTGGTTTAGCTGTTTCTGTAGTAATTACGTTTTATTTAATTGGATTTTTCAACACATTAGTGAACCAAAATATCTCAAGTGCAAATGGATAGCTTGGTAATGGTTTTACAGACCTGGCCTAACTCTGACAGTCGATTTCTAATTCAACTGACCTTGTTATTTTTAGAGTAGCGcctgcaattttttttaataagttaCAGTTAGGAGCGGTTGCCTTTTATACCTTGACTCGTGTATTTGACCAATCTTGTTGTGAGTGATGTACATGCTTACTCCATCTAACTCGCGAGCAGGGATGCCTTTGTTGATTATTGGATCAATGGAAACATGTTGACTAACGATGCTGGAACACAAATATTCACAATCTTGAAGCAGCCTGATCTGAAATATTTAACTCAGGTTACGTCATGTCTGATAGTGATTTTCTCTTAACATATTACACATTTACACAAGATGAGTGTTGAGATTGTTACTTATTTTCGTGCATTGCATTGGTTGGGAATACAATTATTTGATTGTAGGACGATTTCAAACCTGTGCTCCGCGAACTTTTGGCAACTCATCCAGGGTTGGAGTTCTTGCAGAGTACCCCTGAATTTCAGGAAAGATATGGTATGTTCTCAATGATGTATTATCCCAAACTCTTGcttgtttgatttattttgacttATGTGGGATCTGAATATGGTTTATTTTGATTGTCATTTTCTGCTACTTTTTATTGTTGTCAATATTAGTTATACTGTATCCAATTGCTACTACCATTGTCACCGCCGTGCTTTCACAGGTGCCTGAAAATTGTCTTTCAGATTATGGCCTACCTGGATGTGGTTTTGCTAGTTATTAGATGGTTTCTTGCAATGTGTTTGAGATGTGGTTTTGAAACTCTGGTTTCCTTGCAACGTGTTTCCTTTACCAAATTTCTTAGTATTGAATTAAATGTACAGTAGTACTATAGCATGATTTCCTCAGTGCCTTACTGCCTTTTTACCATCTGACACAATTTTCTCTTGTGGTACTCTTGCTTCTATGTTGAAATTATATTCTTCGCTTCATGTACCTGTTTGAAAGAGTTACAAAGATTTTCAGCTGGTGACAATTGACAAAATATTATCTAGAAAGAATTAACGGGAGAATGGAAAACTTCAACACATAGTATGTTCTGAGTTTGGAAAATTGGAGTGTCCTACATATGTGAGGATGACTTTCCATGTGGAGTTTCATTTGTTTAGTCATCCATCCCGCTCTCCTTAACATATAAGATCGATAAACCCACTTAGTATTCACAGTTTTCAATTTCATTGATTTATCATCTATGAATATGCCTTGAGTATTCAAGTGTGTTCTACATAAATGTGAGGCTGACGTTCCATGTAGAGGTAATTTCATTTTGTTTTCCATCCCACTCATCATTACATATAGGATATAGGATTGATAACCACTTGGTATTCACAATTTTCACTGCTGTATCATCTGTGAATATTTAACAGTAAACTGTTGTTAGAGGATTGATTTAATTCAAGGCTTGAACCATGACCGTGGAGTGACTTAATCCAAATGATTAACTAACTAGCAGATGCTAGATTCGAAGTATTATGCCTGGctaataaattattttacatTTTTTCCTTCTTTAGCCTAAGAGATTTGGTGAAGTCATGTTTGGTGGTAGCAATATACTGTTGTTTTTCCTTAGTCTCGAGTTTCTGTTTTACAAATTTGTCAGAGCACCACTTCTGTATCTTAGGGTATATGTATGATATTTTTGTAGACCTTTAGATGGTCAATTATATTGTTTCCTGATACTGACTCCCTTCACTTACTGATTTACATTTGATACTCTTTTACGGGATTACTTGTTAAAGATATCGCATCCTATGCTTGAATTGACAGTTCTTTCATTGCTATTTCCAGCGGAAACTGTGATATACCGAATATTTTACTACGTGAATAGATCGGGTAATGGCCATCTTACCCTCAGGGAGCTTAGGCGTTCGAACTTAGTTGCTGCAATGCAACATGCTGATGAGGAAGAGGATATCAACAAAGTCTTGCGGTAAGCAAAGTAGATGcttattgttatatttatttgcttTTTATTGTTCGCGTCTCTGGTTCGCATGATAGTCATGATGTATTGGGATTCTTGGACTAGGGAAACCATAGAAATAATCCATATTTTCTAGGTTTCCCACATGTTGTTGGTTCATTTCTTGCTGTCATTGAGAGTTGCCAAAAAACTATTCTAGgaaaagataattttttttgataGGAAACAAAATATATTCATTAATATATAAAAGGTAATAATTACAAAAAGTGGACCAGAGGTCCACACAAAAGAGATAAAAACCAGAGTCAACTtagtataattaattttaagacTCCGATTCCCTATACGAATCTGAAAACGAAACTCTATGAACTCTTTCGTCTTCGATATAAAACAGAACcgtaaattttatcttatcccaGCATTTCACCTACCGGTTCTTCACCATATTGAAAATTCTTCTTTTTCTCTCCATCCAACAAATACAATGAACCTGCACGATCCAAAATATTCTACCCCTCCTGCCCAGATTTTCACCAAGATTTGCTTCAGATTAATCCCTAACTAATCTTGGGGATACCCAAACCAAGTCCAACTCCACCAAAGCTCTGAACCAGAGAATACTCGTAAAAGGGCAATGGATGAGCAAATGGTCCTGACTCTTGAGTCTCCACTTCTTGGAAAACTACTGACTTGTGAAATGATGCAAATGAGGTATCCCTCTTGTTCACTGTTCCCGAGTTGGTGTGTGTTGGCATGGAAAAATATTACTCCCTCTTTCTTCATTGAATGCTTGCATTTTCTTTTTAAACAAGCCCATACATTATCCAATATAAGGGCAGGACCGAGAGAACGAGGAGCTGATCATTCCAAACAGAGGGAATGGAGTATGGATCTACTTATATCCATCTGTGAGGAGCTCTGAGTTAAATTCCTAAAACGATTCTTACTTAGCAGCTCTATGTGGCTGGCTTACTCACATTTTACATTTAATATAATCTGAACTATTATTTGCTCCAACTTTAATCATgtcaatttaaatataacattCTCAAATTGGGATATAGGAAGTACtacatattatttaatttaagagtGTGCATATCACTAGATATATTATTTTGCATATTTCTTGGATTTATCCTCTGACAAATGCCCATACCTGCTCTTTACTTTCTCATTCCCCATTTTGCTACAGGTACTTCTCCTATGAGCatttttatgttatatattGCAAATTCTGGGAGCTGGACACGGACCATGATTTCCTGATTGACAAAGAGAACCTCATTAGATATGGTAACCATGCACTTACCTACAGGATTGTTGATAGAATATTTTCTCAGGTTTGTGTTCTTTGTGTGCCTTGTTCTATACCAACCACGTTGTCTGATTAATTGAAGAAAGAATTTCTTGTGCCAGGATACTTCTCTAATCTTTCTAAATATTACATACTTGGAATTTTTCTTAGGTACCCAGAAAGTTCACGAGTAAGGTTGAAGGAAAGATGGGATATGAAGATTTTGTTTACTTCATATTGTCAGAGGAGGATAAAACATCTGAGCCTAGTCTTGAGTATTGGTATGTGTGGTTCAACTGAAAAAATGGGTAGACTTTGGTATCTGAACCTTATAGGTGGAATTTGTTTCTTCTGTAGTTTTACAGAATTTCTAGTTGTAGAAAGCAAAGAAGTTCTCAATTTGATACTTGAAATGCATGGTGTGGGAGCTAAAGTTTCACCTGAGCTTTATggttattaattgtttgttttccCATTTCCTAAGTGGAGGAAAAGGGTAGGTAATCAGGAAATTGTGAGGCTGGTTTTTTTCAGAACCCTGCATGGGTTGAAAAGCACCGACTTCCACAAGTGTACCTTTGTGACGGATACCTAATGGGATAAAATGGCTTTCACGGAGAAAGCATTTGAGTATTGGTCCTATGACCATCTTATGCTCTTTTTATAGGAGCTGAAAACTATGTGAACGACtctatttatttcattttggaCTTTGGTATCTGACATTATTTTACTTTTCCTTAAATGTAATTGCTTATGTCTAACGTAGTTATATTATGTTCCTTTGCCACATGCTTCATTACATTTATCTcttttcataattatttttgttgacATTGCACACTAGCTCTGATATACATCTTCTTAAGATTGATTGTTTGTCTGTTAAACCCATTCCTGCCAGCATTTTTAATAATCCTTTATCAGGTTCAAGTGCATAGATTTAGATGGAAATGGAGCTATTACAAGAAATGAAATGCAATTTTTTTATGAAGAGCAGCTGCACAGAATGGAATGCATGGCCCAAGAGCCTGTGCTATTTGAGGATATTTTATGTCAGATAGTTGACATGATTAATCCAGAGGTGAACTTTCCTTGAAAttcttcttattatttttaattgagtTTTATACATCTCTTTTACATGTACTTCATGTTTATTTTTCGTCTACTTTTTTGTATAGTCGTGTTGTTTCTCTCTCAAATTGTATGTAACCTGGTGTTTGAAAATCTTTGCTGTGTAAGCCAGAGAtcttgaaaatttgaaatacttAGATTTATTGTCtgataaatattttaccttCCACAAAGTGTCCTAAAAGGAAACAGAAGATGACATAGACTGCTAATGAACTTGTATTATGGAACTTGTGGGTTTTATTGGCTTGGTCGCTGTCACTTAAAGCACTAGCGTAAAAAATTGTAAGCTTGTTTAGAGCACTGAATCGTACGTTATCTTGTGAACCATTGTGGCTAGACAAATTGATAACATCAGCATTCTTTTAAATTAGCATTTAGGTGATTAAGAACATGTTATAATTCTTATGTTGGGCTGTTGATTTCTATCCGTTATTACATTTTCATGATATATAACTTTATTCCATGCAGGATGAGGGATATTTTACATTAAATGACTTAAAAGGAGCCAAACTTTCGGGCAGTGTTTTTAATATCCTTTTTAACCTCAATAAGTTCATGGCATTTGAGACTCGAGATCCTTTTCTAATTCGGCAGGTAAAATTTATGCAAATTTTTTCTTGGTTGACGTTTAATAAAATGCAAAGTTGGATGTG
Proteins encoded:
- the LOC140884258 gene encoding probable serine/threonine protein phosphatase 2A regulatory subunit B''delta; translated protein: MDAVNADIASLDAELLQLPEVSSLAIKANNYVVENLFDQWLSLPETNSLVKSLLNNAKGGGPFNVSGTSSSTSVGPNNALPSMFPAGSTPPLSPRSSSGSPRIMKHRPGPSAFGSPLKLVNEPVKELIPQFYFLNGRPPPNELKERCLFRVNQFFYGHMDGLQMNDFKLVTKEICKLPSFFSTVLFRKIDNDCTGMVTRDAFVDYWINGNMLTNDAGTQIFTILKQPDLKYLTQDDFKPVLRELLATHPGLEFLQSTPEFQERYAETVIYRIFYYVNRSGNGHLTLRELRRSNLVAAMQHADEEEDINKVLRYFSYEHFYVIYCKFWELDTDHDFLIDKENLIRYGNHALTYRIVDRIFSQVPRKFTSKVEGKMGYEDFVYFILSEEDKTSEPSLEYWFKCIDLDGNGAITRNEMQFFYEEQLHRMECMAQEPVLFEDILCQIVDMINPEDEGYFTLNDLKGAKLSGSVFNILFNLNKFMAFETRDPFLIRQERENPNLTEWDRFAHREYIRLSMEEDAEDASNGSADIWDDSLEAPF